In the Oncorhynchus gorbuscha isolate QuinsamMale2020 ecotype Even-year linkage group LG05, OgorEven_v1.0, whole genome shotgun sequence genome, one interval contains:
- the LOC124035636 gene encoding transcription factor PU.1-like — MLHPYRMEGYLISPGPPSEDMYEPDIYRQQMSEYSYPYVIDAESQGDHWDYHTTHHAHPLDFDNLQGGHFTELQSVQQLHLPSMARYSDVDTLSLDPGLGGHNHALPPPVPYYPRAMGYLHPSPQTMRSSDDEEPGGRSPPLEVSDEECLRDHIAHVTRGELGNKKKIRLYQFLLDLLRNGDMKDSIWWVDRDKGTFQFSSKHKEALAHRWGVQKGNRKKMTYQKMARALRNYGKTGEVKKVKKKLTYQFSGEVLGGRSHLERRPYSQL, encoded by the exons ATGTTGCATCCGTACAGAATGGAGGGGTACCTCATCTCACCTGGTCCT CCATCAGAGGACATGTACGAACCCGACATCTATAGACAACAGATGTCAGAATATTCATATCCGTATGTCATCGATGCAGAGAGTCAAGGAG ATCACTGGGACTATCACACCACTCATCATGCCCATCCTCTGGACTTTGACAACCTCCAAGGGGGCCACTTCACTGAGCTCCAGAGTGTCCAGCAACTACATCTACCCAGTATGGCTCGTTACAGCGATGTtgacactctctctctggaccCTGGCCTTGGGGGACACAACCATGCCCTACCCCCACCG GTGCCATATTACCCTCGTGCCATGGGCTACTTGCACCCCTCTCCTCAGACGATGAGGAGCTCAGACGACGAGGAGCCAGGAGGCCGCAGCCCTCCACTAGAAGTGTCTGATGAGGAGTGTCTGAGGGACCACATCGCCCACGTAACAAGGGGAGAATTGG GCAACAAGAAGAAGATCCGTCTGTACCAGTTCCTGCTGGATCTGCTGAGGAATGGGGACATGAAGGACAGTATCTGGTGGGTGGACAGGGACAAGGGCACCTTCCAGTTCTCCTCAAAACACAAGGAGGCACTGGCACATCGGTGGGGCGTACAGAAGGGCAACCGCAAGAAAATGACCTACCAGAAGATGGCACGGGCTCTTCGCAACTACGGCAAGACAGGCGAGGTCAAAAAGGTCAAGAAGAAGCTGACTTATCAGTTCAGTGGTGAAGTGCTGGGGGGGAGGTCTCACTTGGAGAGGAGGCCATATTCCCAATTGTAG
- the LOC124035637 gene encoding zinc transporter ZIP13-like yields the protein MKSGGGRPSWALAALFTGAALLVISSRGASSGKMMSQAAMAHATATAAGSGPGLPDEFLGFQALADFFASERADVWLCSLVGSVAVGLTGIFPLLVIPIEAGAALETAAGCRKLKQLLSFAIGGLLGDVFLHLLPEAWAHSHSCSPDESQLHYRTQGLWVIMGMLSFLLLEKMFPDENSQEDSIGNSQHVPTSHSSDSSSEALSHINGHHSDTWSSPCKTKSSLQEVPKKIKTSGYLNLLANCIDNFTHGLAVAGSFLVSRKVGCLTTFAILLHEIPHEVGDFAILLRAGFDRWSAARMQLSTALGGVLGACFALCAQSPRGTENATAWILPFSSGGFLYIALVNVVPDLLEETSLGHSLLQILLLCCGIAAMAVLSAVVD from the exons ATGAAATCAGGAGGTGGTAGGCCCAGCTGGGCATTGGCTGCACTGTTCACTGGTGCTGCCCTGCTGGTCATCTCCTCCAGAGGGGCATCCAGTGGGAAGATGATGTCCCAGGCAGCCATGGCTCATGCCACAGCCACAGCTGCTGGATCAGGCCCAGGGCTTCCAGATGAGTTCCTAGGCTTCCAGGCCTTAGCTGACTTCTTTGCAAGTGAACGTGCTGATGTCTGGCTCTGCTCTCTGGTTGGGTCTGTTGCTGTAGGCCTCACTGGAATTTTCCCCCTTCTTGTTATTCCTATTGAGGCAGGAGCGGCCCTCGAGACAGCGG CTGGCTGTCGGAAGCTAAAGCAGCTTCTGAGCTTTGCCATTGGTGGTCTCTTGGGTGACGTGTTCCTCCACTTGCTCCCGGAGGCTTGGGCACATTCCCACTCCTGCAGCCCAG ATGAGAGCCAGCTCCACTACAGGACCCAGGGCCTGTGGGTTATCATGGGCATGCTGTCCTTCCTTCTCCTGGAGAAGATGTTCCCAGATGAGAACAGTCAGGAGGACTCCATTGGTAACAGCCAGCATGTCCCT ACCTCCCATAGCTCAGACTCCAGTAGTGAGGCGTTGTCCCACATCAATGGGCACCATTCTGATACGTGGAGCTCGCCCTGCAAGACAAAAAGCAGCTTGCAGGAAGTGCCAAAGAAAATAAAG ACGAGCGGGTACCTGAACCTGCTGGCTAACTGCATTGACAACTTCACTCATGGCCTGGCTGTGGCAGGGAGCTTCCTGGTCAGCAGGAAG GTTGGGTGTCTCACCACCTTTGCCATCCTGCTCCATGAAATTCCCCATGAA GTGGGTGACTTTGCCATCCTGCTGCGTGCAGGGTTTGACCGCTGGAGTGCCGCCCGCATGCAGCTATCCACAGCCCTGGGAGGGGTGCTGGGGGCCTGTTTTGCCCTGTGTGCCCAGTCTCCCAGAGGGACAG AAAATGCAACAGCATGGATCTTACCATTCTCCTCGGGAGGCTTCCTGTACATAGCCCTGGTCAACGTGGTGCCTGACCTCCTGGAGGAGACCAGCCTCGG ACACTCCCTGTTGCAGATCCTGCTCCTGTGCTGTGGCATTGCCGCCATGGCCGTCTTGTCTGCCGTAGTGGATTGA